One Vibrio campbellii CAIM 519 = NBRC 15631 = ATCC 25920 genomic window carries:
- a CDS encoding AMP-dependent synthetase/ligase, whose protein sequence is MAKLDFHIVKRIREQIAKGSTRVALKHKVGDTWQGITWEQFGQQVDALSLALLAQGLGVQDKIGIFSNNMPQWTIADFAALQLRGVTVPIYPTNTAAQSAYIIDNADVKVLFVGEQPQFDAAVSIYDECQQLELIVAMSDDIDLGEHAFAMSWQDFIAKGDNSQHAELEVRLEQAQEDDLLTLIYTSGTTGQPKGVMLDYANISAQLEGHDQRLSLTEDDVSLCFLPLSHVFERAWTFYVLYKGGTNCYLQDTMQVRDALSEVRPTVMSAVPRFYEKIFSAIHEKVSRAPVQRKIMFTWAVNMGAKMAACHQEGRKPSLMLRKSYALADKLVLSKLRALLGGRINFMPCGGAKLDETIGRFFHAIGINVKLGYGMTETTATVSCWDDQCFDPSSIGMAMPGAQVKIGENNEILVRGPMVMRGYYKMPEETEKTFDEHGFLKTGDAGYIDENGNLFITDRIKELMKTSNGKYIAPQVVEGAIGKDHFIEQIAVIADTRKFVSALIVPCYDSLEQYAKELNIKYHDRVELIKHHQIVEMLEKRVNDLQKELAKFEQVKKFKLLPKAFSMDDGELTPTQKLRRKVINDKYQDEIEEMYNEKSDKK, encoded by the coding sequence ATGGCCAAGTTAGATTTTCATATCGTAAAACGTATTCGTGAACAAATTGCGAAGGGTAGTACTCGTGTTGCGCTTAAACATAAAGTCGGCGACACATGGCAAGGTATTACTTGGGAGCAATTTGGTCAGCAAGTAGATGCTTTATCACTTGCGCTTTTGGCTCAGGGATTGGGCGTTCAAGATAAGATCGGTATCTTCTCAAACAATATGCCGCAGTGGACGATTGCTGACTTTGCAGCGTTGCAATTGCGTGGCGTGACTGTACCGATTTACCCAACTAACACGGCAGCACAGTCTGCTTACATCATCGATAACGCAGACGTAAAAGTGCTGTTCGTTGGTGAGCAGCCACAGTTTGATGCAGCAGTTAGCATCTACGACGAATGTCAGCAGCTTGAGCTTATCGTTGCAATGTCAGACGACATTGATCTGGGTGAGCATGCCTTTGCGATGTCTTGGCAAGACTTTATTGCCAAGGGGGACAATAGCCAGCACGCTGAGCTTGAGGTTCGCTTAGAGCAAGCACAAGAAGATGATTTACTGACTCTGATTTACACTTCGGGCACGACAGGTCAGCCAAAAGGCGTGATGTTGGATTACGCTAACATCTCTGCGCAGCTTGAAGGTCACGATCAACGCCTAAGCTTGACGGAAGACGACGTATCGCTATGTTTCCTACCACTATCACACGTATTTGAACGTGCGTGGACATTCTACGTGCTCTACAAGGGCGGAACTAACTGTTATCTGCAAGACACGATGCAAGTGCGTGATGCGCTGAGCGAAGTACGCCCTACAGTCATGAGTGCAGTACCTCGCTTCTATGAGAAAATCTTCTCTGCTATTCATGAGAAAGTGTCTCGAGCACCTGTTCAGCGTAAGATCATGTTCACTTGGGCTGTAAACATGGGCGCGAAGATGGCGGCATGTCATCAAGAAGGTCGCAAGCCATCGTTGATGCTGCGCAAGTCGTATGCTCTGGCGGATAAACTGGTTCTGAGCAAGCTACGTGCATTACTTGGTGGCCGCATTAACTTCATGCCATGTGGTGGTGCGAAGTTGGATGAAACAATTGGTCGCTTCTTCCACGCAATTGGCATCAACGTGAAGCTTGGCTACGGCATGACAGAAACCACAGCAACGGTTTCATGTTGGGATGACCAATGTTTTGATCCAAGCTCTATCGGTATGGCAATGCCGGGTGCGCAAGTTAAGATCGGCGAAAATAATGAGATCTTAGTTCGTGGCCCAATGGTGATGCGTGGCTACTACAAAATGCCAGAAGAGACCGAGAAGACATTCGACGAGCATGGTTTCTTGAAGACGGGTGATGCAGGCTACATTGATGAGAATGGCAACCTGTTCATTACTGATCGTATTAAAGAACTGATGAAGACCTCAAACGGTAAGTACATTGCACCTCAGGTCGTAGAAGGTGCGATTGGTAAAGACCACTTCATCGAGCAGATCGCGGTTATTGCTGATACACGTAAGTTTGTATCCGCGCTTATCGTTCCTTGTTATGACTCGCTAGAACAGTACGCGAAAGAGCTGAACATCAAGTACCACGATCGTGTTGAGTTGATCAAACACCACCAAATTGTCGAGATGCTTGAGAAGCGTGTTAATGACCTTCAGAAAGAACTGGCTAAGTTTGAACAGGTTAAGAAATTCAAACTGTTGCCGAAAGCGTTCTCGATGGATGATGGTGAGTTGACCCCAACACAAAAACTTCGTCGAAAAGTCATCAACGACAAATACCAAGATGAAATCGAAGAAATGTACAACGAAAAGTCAGATAAAAAGTAA